In Labilibaculum sp. DW002, one DNA window encodes the following:
- a CDS encoding acyl-CoA dehydrogenase family protein has protein sequence MEKIKTVKGGEFLVKETKPQDIFIPEEFSEEQIMIKETCSDFLEKEILPNLDNIDNQQEGLMVELLEKAGELGLLGVSVPEEYEGFGQDMNTSMLSTEIMGTFSSFAVAYAAHVGIGTFPILYYGTEEQKNKYLPKLASGEFKGAYCLTEPGAGSDANSGKSKAILSEDKSHYILNGQKMWITNGGFADVYTVFAKIDDDKDLSAFIVEKSFSGIKLGQEEKKMGIKGSSTCMMFFEGCPVPIENLLGKRGKGFKIALNILNNGRIKLAAAVLGAGKNVINNSVKYANERIQFGQPIANFGAIQHKIAEQAMRTYAVESAIYRCSNDIQNTMHHLMEEGTPKEQAVIQAQKEFAAEAAILKVSASEALDFVVDEGVQIYGGMGYSAEAPMERAYRDSRINRIFEGTNEINRMLTVDFLLRKAFKNELPLLSASQAVVKELMAIPDFGEADESLFVRENKLVTNFKKAALLVAGAAAQKFMQKLSHEQEILMNISNIIMDCYLAESMLLRVQKLIDSKDADTYKEQVAMVEIFIYDAADRIHKNAKDALNSLASGDELRMMLLGIKRFTKHSGLNTKDERRQIAKKLIEENSYCF, from the coding sequence ATGGAAAAGATAAAAACAGTAAAAGGCGGTGAATTCCTGGTAAAAGAGACCAAGCCTCAAGACATATTTATTCCTGAAGAATTCTCAGAAGAGCAAATCATGATTAAAGAAACCTGTAGTGATTTTCTGGAAAAAGAGATTCTTCCCAATCTGGATAATATAGACAATCAACAAGAAGGCTTGATGGTTGAACTACTGGAAAAAGCCGGCGAGTTGGGCTTATTAGGCGTATCTGTTCCCGAAGAATATGAAGGCTTTGGACAAGATATGAACACATCTATGCTTAGTACCGAAATAATGGGGACATTTAGTTCATTTGCTGTTGCCTATGCCGCACATGTGGGTATTGGCACATTCCCTATTCTATATTATGGTACTGAGGAGCAAAAAAATAAATACCTACCGAAACTTGCTAGTGGTGAATTCAAAGGAGCCTATTGCCTTACAGAACCTGGTGCAGGTTCAGATGCCAACTCTGGAAAGAGTAAAGCGATTCTTTCAGAAGACAAATCTCATTATATCCTTAACGGACAAAAAATGTGGATCACCAATGGTGGATTTGCTGATGTCTATACCGTTTTTGCAAAAATTGATGATGATAAAGATTTAAGTGCTTTTATCGTTGAAAAATCATTCAGTGGAATCAAGCTCGGGCAAGAAGAAAAAAAGATGGGAATAAAAGGGTCTTCGACCTGTATGATGTTTTTTGAAGGTTGCCCGGTACCAATTGAAAACTTACTAGGAAAAAGAGGTAAAGGATTCAAAATTGCATTAAACATTTTGAATAATGGTCGAATTAAATTAGCAGCAGCTGTTTTGGGAGCTGGCAAAAATGTCATCAACAATTCTGTAAAATACGCCAATGAAAGAATTCAGTTTGGTCAGCCAATTGCAAACTTTGGTGCTATTCAACACAAAATTGCAGAACAAGCTATGCGAACTTATGCTGTAGAATCGGCTATTTACAGATGTAGTAACGACATCCAAAATACCATGCATCATTTGATGGAGGAAGGCACTCCAAAAGAGCAAGCAGTTATTCAAGCACAAAAAGAATTTGCTGCCGAAGCTGCTATTCTTAAAGTTTCAGCCTCAGAAGCCCTTGACTTTGTTGTAGACGAAGGTGTTCAAATTTATGGTGGCATGGGCTACTCAGCAGAAGCGCCTATGGAAAGAGCTTATCGCGATTCTCGTATCAATCGAATTTTTGAAGGTACAAACGAGATCAACCGAATGCTTACTGTTGATTTCCTTTTGAGGAAAGCTTTCAAAAATGAATTGCCTCTTTTATCAGCTTCACAAGCTGTAGTAAAAGAACTAATGGCAATTCCAGACTTTGGCGAGGCTGATGAAAGTTTATTTGTTAGAGAGAATAAGCTTGTAACTAATTTCAAAAAAGCAGCCTTATTGGTAGCAGGTGCAGCAGCACAAAAATTTATGCAGAAATTAAGTCATGAGCAAGAAATATTAATGAATATCTCAAACATTATTATGGATTGTTATTTAGCTGAATCAATGTTATTACGAGTTCAGAAACTAATTGACTCAAAAGATGCTGATACTTATAAAGAACAAGTAGCAATGGTGGAAATATTCATTTACGATGCTGCAGACCGCATTCATAAGAATGCTAAGGATGCGCTTAACTCTTTGGCTTCTGGTGATGAACTTAGAATGATGCTTCTTGGTATCAAACGATTCACCAAACATAGCGGACTAAACACTAAAGATGAACGTCGCCAAATTGCGAAAAAATTAATTGAAGAAAATTCTTATTGTTTTTAG
- a CDS encoding nitroreductase family protein, whose translation MDAIEMIKERRSVRKFKNEIVDHETMTEIVELSRWAPSWGNFQVARYTLVDDKAIITKLANDGVDGFVYNVNTLKEAKGVAVLSFVKGKSGKLEGDDYATSKASVWEVFDAGIACQTFCLAAHARGVGTCIMGVINDEKISGIVGLPEEETVAAMIVYGYEDGEHAPATPRKNVEDIMRFV comes from the coding sequence ATGGATGCAATTGAAATGATTAAAGAACGCAGAAGTGTGCGTAAGTTTAAAAATGAAATAGTAGACCACGAAACAATGACGGAAATTGTTGAGCTAAGTAGATGGGCTCCTTCTTGGGGAAATTTTCAAGTTGCCAGATATACTTTGGTAGATGATAAGGCGATAATTACTAAGTTGGCAAATGATGGTGTAGATGGATTTGTATACAATGTTAACACTCTAAAAGAAGCTAAAGGCGTTGCTGTATTGAGCTTTGTAAAAGGCAAAAGTGGCAAATTGGAAGGTGACGATTATGCAACTTCAAAAGCTAGTGTTTGGGAAGTATTTGATGCGGGTATTGCTTGTCAAACTTTTTGTTTAGCGGCACATGCCAGAGGTGTTGGTACATGTATAATGGGTGTTATTAACGATGAGAAAATTTCTGGAATAGTAGGATTGCCAGAAGAAGAAACCGTTGCAGCAATGATTGTTTATGGTTACGAAGATGGGGAACATGCACCTGCAACTCCAAGAAAAAATGTTGAGGATATTATGCGCTTTGTATAA
- a CDS encoding radical SAM protein: MNYTGPVYRPPYEANTLLLQVTVGCAHNKCTFCTMYRDVKFSVDPIEQVEKDLQEAQMRNGNVKRVFLVNGDAFVLSAKRLKAIAKLIHKYLPEVEIITMYASINNIIGKTDEELADLSKLGIGDLWVGVETGLGEALDYLNKGASLKDVHEQLERLNKAGITFFYGFMFGAAGKGKGIDNAKANAQLINKVKPVGIVPTSLNVNEGTQLAKDVEEGIFEMATEREVLEEQKKTLELVDVETYYMGIHIINTVSFDAKLPKEKQAAIDRVNYVLSDMDEAVLNSVPVRHTI; encoded by the coding sequence ATGAATTATACAGGACCAGTTTACAGACCTCCTTATGAGGCAAATACACTCTTGCTGCAAGTAACAGTGGGATGTGCACACAACAAATGTACGTTTTGCACCATGTATCGTGATGTGAAATTCTCTGTTGATCCGATTGAACAAGTTGAAAAGGATTTGCAGGAAGCTCAAATGAGAAATGGCAATGTAAAGCGAGTATTTTTGGTAAATGGAGATGCTTTTGTTCTTTCCGCAAAGCGTTTAAAGGCAATTGCCAAATTGATTCACAAATACCTACCTGAGGTTGAGATCATAACAATGTATGCCTCAATCAACAATATTATCGGTAAAACGGATGAAGAGCTGGCTGACTTGAGCAAGCTTGGTATTGGTGATTTGTGGGTTGGTGTGGAAACAGGTTTGGGTGAAGCTCTTGATTATCTTAATAAAGGTGCGTCGTTAAAGGATGTCCATGAACAATTAGAACGCTTGAATAAAGCTGGAATCACCTTCTTTTATGGATTTATGTTTGGCGCTGCGGGTAAGGGGAAAGGAATTGATAACGCTAAGGCCAATGCACAACTTATTAATAAAGTTAAGCCTGTGGGTATTGTTCCAACATCACTAAATGTAAATGAAGGAACTCAACTTGCTAAAGATGTTGAAGAAGGTATTTTTGAGATGGCTACTGAACGTGAAGTGCTCGAAGAACAAAAGAAAACATTAGAGCTAGTGGATGTGGAAACCTATTATATGGGAATCCATATTATAAACACAGTTAGTTTTGATGCGAAACTACCAAAAGAAAAACAAGCTGCCATCGATAGGGTCAACTACGTTCTTTCAGATATGGATGAGGCAGTTTTGAACAGTGTTCCTGTACGTCATACGATTTAA
- a CDS encoding SDR family NAD(P)-dependent oxidoreductase: MVKNILITGSTDGIGKLVAAMFAKEGHTVYVHGRSQEKVNATISELKGLTKNESIHGFVADLSDLDAVKKMVLQVNDEVSHIDILINNAGVFKTPFSVNRNGLDLRFVVNYLAPYLLTKGLTPLIKKGSNARIINLSSAAQAPVSYDAIVGKKEVSVNEFYAISKLALTMWSFRLAKELEDIAVIAVNPGSLLNTKMANEAYGQHWSPANKGSNILYDLAVSEDHKGITGKYFDNDNGVYAKAHPDAYNETAINELIDFTNKLID, encoded by the coding sequence ATGGTTAAGAATATACTAATTACAGGTAGTACAGATGGAATTGGAAAACTTGTTGCGGCAATGTTCGCAAAAGAAGGACATACAGTTTATGTACACGGAAGAAGCCAAGAGAAGGTAAATGCCACAATTTCTGAGCTTAAAGGATTGACAAAGAATGAGTCTATTCATGGCTTTGTGGCTGATTTATCAGATTTAGATGCTGTTAAAAAAATGGTTTTGCAAGTGAACGATGAGGTATCGCACATCGATATTTTAATCAACAATGCCGGTGTTTTCAAAACTCCTTTTTCTGTGAATAGAAATGGTTTGGATCTGAGATTTGTAGTCAACTATTTGGCACCATATTTACTAACCAAAGGACTAACGCCATTGATCAAAAAGGGAAGTAATGCTCGTATTATTAACCTGAGTTCTGCTGCACAAGCTCCTGTTTCTTACGATGCGATTGTTGGTAAAAAAGAAGTGTCGGTTAACGAATTTTATGCAATAAGTAAATTGGCATTAACCATGTGGAGTTTCCGATTGGCAAAAGAGTTGGAAGATATAGCAGTAATCGCTGTAAACCCGGGATCCTTGCTGAATACAAAAATGGCTAACGAAGCATATGGTCAACATTGGTCTCCGGCCAATAAAGGCTCTAATATTTTATACGACTTGGCCGTTTCGGAAGATCATAAAGGTATTACAGGAAAGTATTTTGATAATGATAATGGTGTTTATGCCAAAGCTCATCCAGATGCATACAATGAGACCGCAATTAATGAACTGATTGATTTTACAAATAAATTAATCGATTAA
- a CDS encoding L-dopachrome tautomerase-related protein, whose translation MKNLYIKSLVATILILFTSANINAQTAKLAETVLSSETVRTGNMTISPSGRMFVSINPLLGADVRVYEIGENGETKVYPNAEYSKGEDSKIKAIIGIRTDRKNNLWLLDMGAKQFIVWDTENEKLVKTIEIPENVVTPASFLQDFVIDEKHNRVIIADMTQGDLKSTPIPAFIVIDTKTGAARRMIESHASMMPDFEGGFALNPIAIDPNFKWVYFGALHGKKIYRVPAKSFDSDEELTASIEEYSAKSYSDGIAADKKGNVYISNIEQNELAVSNAKDGFRTIATLPVGQTWPDGLHLAKDGYLYSTVDQLNRVPALNNGKDDSVGPFIIVKTKLTK comes from the coding sequence ATGAAAAATTTATATATTAAGTCATTAGTAGCAACTATCCTTATATTGTTTACAAGTGCGAACATCAATGCCCAAACAGCTAAACTTGCTGAAACAGTTCTTTCTTCTGAAACGGTTAGAACTGGAAATATGACGATAAGCCCATCGGGTAGAATGTTTGTTTCAATTAATCCTCTTTTAGGAGCTGATGTGCGCGTATACGAGATTGGTGAGAATGGTGAAACTAAGGTTTATCCAAATGCTGAATATTCAAAAGGAGAGGATTCAAAAATTAAAGCTATTATAGGTATTAGAACGGATCGCAAAAACAATCTTTGGTTGTTAGATATGGGAGCCAAACAGTTTATTGTTTGGGATACTGAAAATGAGAAGTTGGTGAAGACGATTGAAATTCCAGAAAATGTTGTGACGCCAGCCAGTTTTCTGCAAGATTTCGTAATCGATGAAAAGCACAATCGTGTTATTATTGCTGACATGACTCAAGGAGACTTAAAAAGTACTCCAATACCTGCCTTTATTGTTATTGATACCAAAACTGGCGCTGCAAGAAGAATGATAGAAAGCCACGCATCGATGATGCCTGATTTTGAAGGAGGATTTGCTTTAAATCCAATTGCTATTGACCCTAATTTTAAATGGGTATACTTTGGAGCCTTACACGGTAAAAAAATATATCGAGTGCCTGCAAAAAGTTTTGACTCCGATGAAGAGTTAACTGCAAGTATTGAAGAGTATTCTGCAAAATCATACAGCGATGGTATTGCTGCAGATAAAAAAGGGAATGTTTACATAAGCAATATCGAACAAAACGAACTTGCTGTGTCTAATGCTAAAGATGGATTCAGAACTATTGCAACACTTCCAGTTGGTCAAACATGGCCAGATGGATTGCATCTGGCTAAGGATGGCTATTTATACAGTACTGTTGATCAGTTAAACAGAGTACCTGCTCTTAATAATGGAAAAGACGATAGTGTTGGACCATTTATTATTGTGAAAACAAAGTTAACTAAATAA
- a CDS encoding putative quinol monooxygenase — protein MKDQKISIVARILVREGEADTVKAELLKLADLSKSDKGCINYDLHQDKENSNLFFVYENWKNPDALQKHVESTHFTEYMKATELATEEFVVNKMIHIA, from the coding sequence ATGAAAGATCAAAAAATAAGTATCGTAGCACGAATATTAGTTAGGGAAGGTGAAGCAGACACAGTAAAAGCTGAATTGCTGAAACTTGCTGACTTGTCAAAATCAGATAAAGGATGTATTAATTACGATTTACATCAGGATAAGGAAAATTCAAACCTATTTTTTGTATATGAAAATTGGAAAAATCCTGACGCTTTGCAGAAGCATGTAGAAAGCACTCATTTTACTGAATACATGAAAGCAACTGAGCTTGCAACTGAAGAGTTTGTAGTTAATAAAATGATTCACATTGCTTAG
- a CDS encoding nitroreductase family protein yields the protein MNKSHLLSLLLVIALLLSTYKLVEMKHEVEEISQSATTKKEAILSVIHSRKSVRNYTDQQISDEDITTILRAGMAAPTGFNAQPWQFIVIKDRNTMLELRKELKYARGLDGSPAAIVVCGDMNKVREEAPEFWITDTSAATQNMLLTMEGMGLGGVWSTLYPGKDRMEHARKVLNLPEHIMPMCVIPFGYPAGVEKAKDKFDVANIHMEKW from the coding sequence ATGAACAAGAGTCATTTATTATCCTTATTGTTAGTAATCGCCTTACTTCTTTCAACCTATAAGTTGGTTGAAATGAAACATGAGGTAGAAGAGATTTCTCAATCTGCAACAACTAAAAAAGAAGCAATTTTATCAGTTATTCACAGTCGCAAGAGTGTTAGAAACTACACCGATCAACAAATTTCTGACGAAGATATAACAACTATTTTGAGAGCAGGTATGGCTGCTCCTACGGGCTTTAATGCACAACCATGGCAATTTATTGTTATCAAGGATAGAAATACGATGCTCGAATTAAGGAAAGAATTAAAGTATGCACGAGGTTTAGATGGTTCTCCTGCTGCTATTGTTGTTTGTGGTGATATGAATAAGGTAAGAGAAGAAGCTCCTGAATTTTGGATTACAGATACCTCTGCAGCAACACAGAATATGCTTTTGACTATGGAAGGAATGGGACTAGGAGGTGTTTGGAGTACTTTATATCCTGGAAAGGATAGGATGGAACATGCACGAAAGGTGCTGAATTTACCGGAACACATCATGCCGATGTGTGTGATTCCTTTTGGTTATCCTGCAGGTGTTGAAAAAGCTAAAGATAAATTTGATGTTGCTAATATACATATGGAAAAGTGGTGA
- a CDS encoding 4Fe-4S binding protein gives MKIGIGQTSVQKVYAITVIILLLGVLAMQRDKFFGYELFTSKTDVKQDAKYTINDIRILFSDASSYKVQNDSIIVFSKEHQIGWAYNTSPISDSIIGFASSVPLLLAYSNQDSLVGIRLLKNYESPDFVQKIKETGFMESWNNLKIQDVLNAKVDVVSGATLTSKAIIKTVKHRTGKILKQSVSLAVQTDFLAIFKSVLGVVLLILALIQFFRPKTLKRFRLIYQILLVVILGFWSGTFLSLFSFNNWTVHGIDLPAKLFVFAVLVLSIVLPLLTSKAFYCSHLCPFGASQDLLGKVRKNKLKLPNNVKQFVATLREKVFATIMLLLFTGVSFDLTNIEPFSAFLFRSASIPVIVLAVTFLLLSIFIPRPWCNYACPTGYLLETIRKPFKK, from the coding sequence ATGAAAATTGGGATAGGTCAAACTTCAGTTCAAAAGGTTTATGCCATTACTGTAATTATTTTATTGCTAGGTGTATTGGCAATGCAAAGGGATAAATTTTTTGGCTATGAATTATTTACTAGCAAAACTGATGTAAAGCAAGATGCAAAATATACAATTAATGATATTAGGATATTATTCTCAGATGCCTCGAGCTATAAAGTTCAGAATGATAGTATCATCGTTTTTTCAAAAGAACATCAAATTGGTTGGGCATATAATACCAGTCCAATTTCCGATTCAATTATCGGATTTGCTTCCTCGGTACCGCTACTCTTAGCTTATAGTAATCAGGATAGTCTTGTCGGAATTAGGCTGCTTAAGAATTATGAATCGCCAGATTTTGTACAAAAAATAAAGGAAACCGGATTCATGGAATCGTGGAACAACTTGAAAATTCAAGATGTGCTGAATGCAAAGGTTGATGTTGTTTCCGGAGCTACGTTAACTTCAAAGGCAATTATAAAGACAGTAAAACATAGAACAGGAAAAATTTTAAAGCAGTCAGTTTCTCTTGCTGTGCAAACTGATTTTTTAGCAATCTTTAAAAGTGTCCTGGGGGTCGTTTTACTAATTCTGGCATTAATTCAGTTTTTCAGACCTAAAACGCTAAAAAGATTTCGACTTATTTATCAGATTTTGCTTGTGGTGATTTTAGGATTTTGGTCGGGAACATTCCTTTCCTTGTTCTCTTTCAATAATTGGACTGTGCATGGAATTGATTTGCCAGCAAAACTATTTGTATTTGCAGTTTTAGTTTTGAGCATTGTGCTTCCCTTACTTACCAGTAAGGCGTTTTACTGCAGTCATCTTTGTCCTTTTGGAGCATCACAAGATTTATTGGGAAAAGTAAGAAAGAACAAACTGAAATTACCCAATAATGTAAAACAATTCGTGGCAACACTGCGCGAAAAAGTATTTGCAACTATCATGTTGTTATTATTTACGGGAGTCAGTTTTGATTTGACCAATATAGAGCCATTCTCAGCTTTCCTATTCAGATCAGCTTCTATTCCAGTTATTGTCTTAGCGGTTACATTTTTGCTGTTATCTATTTTCATCCCTCGTCCTTGGTGCAATTATGCTTGCCCTACAGGATACCTATTAGAAACAATTAGAAAACCATTCAAAAAATAA
- a CDS encoding AraC family transcriptional regulator, producing the protein MFTERTNKLFEIQIEEMSSWGKRPHKHNFFEIVYVEKGSGYQCINQHEFEYKEGNIFLLPPLDCHSFKIEEHSRFYFISFTDHFFLKEDGLTSYKDWFDRIAYIIANYNKVPGDIIPTDRERKFIIDNIKSIYQEHLSADNYSEAIIAGSIASILNILARSIEKRYVDQANDVDNRFGEVLRYINTHIFISDNLRVPKLADKFGISKTYFSEYFKKQAGISLADYITKSKLRIVETKVLHTDLSLKEIAYQLNFTDSSHLAKSFKKVYGMTVKEFRSSGQVCCN; encoded by the coding sequence ATGTTTACAGAGAGAACTAACAAATTATTCGAAATCCAGATTGAAGAAATGTCTTCGTGGGGAAAGAGACCGCATAAGCACAATTTCTTCGAGATTGTTTATGTAGAGAAAGGTTCCGGTTATCAGTGTATCAATCAGCATGAATTTGAATATAAAGAGGGGAATATATTTCTACTTCCTCCCTTAGATTGCCATTCATTTAAAATTGAAGAACATTCCAGATTTTACTTCATAAGCTTTACCGATCATTTCTTTTTAAAGGAAGATGGACTGACCAGTTATAAGGATTGGTTCGATCGTATTGCCTATATCATAGCCAATTACAACAAGGTGCCTGGAGATATTATACCTACCGATAGAGAAAGGAAGTTTATCATCGATAACATCAAATCCATTTACCAGGAACACTTGTCTGCCGATAATTACTCAGAAGCGATTATTGCGGGATCCATAGCCTCAATTCTAAATATTTTGGCCAGAAGTATTGAGAAAAGATATGTAGATCAGGCCAATGATGTTGATAATCGTTTTGGGGAAGTTCTGAGGTATATAAACACTCATATTTTTATTAGCGACAATTTGAGAGTACCGAAGCTGGCTGATAAGTTTGGTATCTCGAAAACCTATTTCTCGGAGTATTTTAAGAAGCAGGCAGGTATTAGTTTGGCAGATTACATTACCAAGTCGAAACTTCGCATTGTGGAAACAAAGGTGCTGCATACCGATTTGTCCTTAAAAGAAATTGCCTATCAGCTAAACTTTACCGACAGCAGTCATCTGGCTAAATCATTCAAAAAGGTTTATGGTATGACGGTTAAAGAATTTAGAAGCAGTGGCCAGGTTTGTTGTAATTAA
- a CDS encoding RNA polymerase sigma factor: protein MKEKELIHQICNGNPQAFRFLVKQYERLVFHVAARLLNRQEDLEDVCQEVFIKVHQKLPKFRGESKLSTWIATIAYRVAVNHIKKKKTGTDIDESEREFIHPDMITNDHPQNIVEKKELKTYVRKMVDQLPTQYKTVLSLYHLEEMGYKEIVEITGLPEGTVKNYIFRARKLLKELVEKSELVKYKLN from the coding sequence ATGAAGGAAAAAGAGCTGATACACCAAATATGTAATGGCAATCCACAGGCCTTTCGGTTTTTGGTGAAGCAATATGAGCGTCTCGTATTTCACGTGGCTGCCCGTTTATTGAATCGTCAGGAAGATTTGGAAGACGTGTGTCAGGAAGTTTTTATTAAGGTGCATCAAAAGCTCCCCAAGTTCAGAGGAGAATCAAAATTATCAACTTGGATTGCAACCATAGCTTATCGAGTGGCGGTCAATCATATCAAAAAGAAAAAAACAGGAACTGATATTGATGAATCAGAACGTGAATTCATACATCCTGATATGATAACAAATGATCATCCTCAGAATATCGTTGAGAAAAAAGAATTGAAAACATATGTACGGAAAATGGTGGATCAACTTCCGACTCAATACAAAACAGTTCTCAGTTTGTATCATCTGGAAGAAATGGGCTATAAAGAAATTGTAGAGATAACCGGGCTACCTGAAGGGACAGTGAAAAACTACATTTTTAGAGCTAGAAAATTATTGAAAGAATTAGTTGAAAAAAGCGAATTAGTTAAATATAAATTGAACTGA